Sequence from the Paenibacillus riograndensis SBR5 genome:
TCCTTTCAACTGATTTCGCATGGTTCGCCGAGCCCTTCCTTTTTCAAAGCTTCTTCAATCCCTTCGATCGCCTTATCCGCATCGGAGCCAGCCGCAGCAATTTGAATTTGAGCTCCTTGCGGAACCCCCAAAGACATCACGCCCACAATCGATTTCAGGTTAACGGTTCGGCCGTTATATTCGATGTTCACCTCCGTATTATATTTGCTTGCAGCTTGAACTAAGATTGACGCCGGACGCGTGTGTATTCCCAGCTCATCAGTTACAGTAAATGTTTTTTTCACCATAGCTTCCGTCTCCTCTTTCTATAGAAATTGCTTTTTTTATCTCAGCTTATAGATCCTTCTAAATTTAAATAGCATTTTTTCGAGCAGTACAGTTCCCGGCCCCGTTAACGCAAAGGCGATCACCGTTCCGATTCCCACGATCCCGCCGAACAAGAATCCACTGCTTAAAAAGAGGGCATCTGCGCCGATTCTGCCGAAAGCATACCTCAATCCGAATTTTGACTCCATATATCGCAAAACAGCGTCTATGGCATACATGCCGTTGCCAAAATTCATCAACAATACATAAGTGATGGAGAAACAAAGGTTAGCCAGGATGACAATGACTATTTTTATGAATAGCGATAAATCCGCCAAATTCATATTGGCAATAAACGGATGAATCCAGTTGATCAAAGGCCCGACCAAAAAGGAGTACATGAC
This genomic interval carries:
- a CDS encoding phosphocarrier protein HPr; amino-acid sequence: MVKKTFTVTDELGIHTRPASILVQAASKYNTEVNIEYNGRTVNLKSIVGVMSLGVPQGAQIQIAAAGSDADKAIEGIEEALKKEGLGEPCEIS
- a CDS encoding YczE/YyaS/YitT family protein, whose translation is MDAKSDRFQWRKFRLRLRNFPALRKFGGRLLIVVVATALSALAVNLFIECNIGSDTLTVLLDGLHKSLGVSVGLASFCISIVFLAAGLLLNRTSIGFSSVMYSFLVGPLINWIHPFIANMNLADLSLFIKIVIVILANLCFSITYVLLMNFGNGMYAIDAVLRYMESKFGLRYAFGRIGADALFLSSGFLFGGIVGIGTVIAFALTGPGTVLLEKMLFKFRRIYKLR